One genomic region from Nostoc sphaeroides encodes:
- a CDS encoding response regulator, which translates to MAVVLIIDDAAFSRRMIRKFLQVDGYEIIEATNGREGLKMVDNHQPDCVLADLLMPDMNGFEFLKAMQDKKLKIPTIIISADIQEGARNQSYSLGAVNFINKPPKESELRKVVQEVLNTKE; encoded by the coding sequence ATGGCAGTGGTTTTGATTATCGATGATGCAGCTTTTTCTCGCAGAATGATCCGTAAGTTTCTGCAAGTCGATGGCTATGAAATTATCGAAGCAACTAATGGGCGTGAGGGATTAAAAATGGTTGACAACCATCAGCCAGATTGTGTATTAGCGGATCTTCTCATGCCAGATATGAATGGGTTTGAATTTCTGAAAGCTATGCAAGATAAAAAATTAAAGATTCCGACCATTATCATTTCTGCCGATATCCAAGAAGGGGCACGCAATCAAAGTTATAGCTTGGGCGCAGTCAACTTTATTAATAAACCGCCAAAAGAAAGTGAATTGCGAAAGGTAGTCCAGGAAGTTCTTAATACTAAGGAATAA
- a CDS encoding chemotaxis protein CheC gives MNVTEEELDALEELINIGVGRAASLLNEMVDSHIRLKIPVVKVLTANDAYQELATRFHDQTLASVKLRFTGSFYGTASLIFPTDSASTLVAVLTGEDPGSVDLDAVKIGTLSEIGNIVINGVMGSLSNVLKRHLNYTLPVYLEDTLENLLLSAYESDSKILLAQASFTIERLEIIGDIILIFLVGTFDALINAMNEEMGIIQ, from the coding sequence ATGAATGTGACAGAAGAAGAACTGGATGCCCTAGAAGAGTTAATTAATATTGGAGTCGGTCGAGCAGCAAGTCTACTGAATGAAATGGTAGATTCTCATATTCGTCTGAAAATTCCGGTTGTTAAAGTCTTAACTGCTAACGATGCATATCAAGAATTAGCAACACGATTTCACGATCAGACTTTGGCATCTGTAAAACTACGCTTTACAGGCTCTTTCTATGGCACTGCTAGCTTAATTTTTCCAACTGACAGCGCATCAACATTGGTTGCAGTGCTTACAGGTGAAGATCCAGGCTCGGTTGACCTAGATGCGGTTAAAATTGGCACTCTGAGCGAAATTGGTAACATTGTGATCAATGGGGTAATGGGTTCACTCAGTAATGTGCTAAAGCGGCATCTAAACTACACATTGCCCGTTTATTTAGAAGATACGCTGGAAAATTTATTGTTATCTGCATACGAGAGCGATTCAAAAATCTTACTAGCACAAGCCAGTTTCACAATTGAACGCTTAGAAATTATCGGCGATATTATTTTAATCTTTTTGGTGGGCACTTTTGATGCGCTGATCAATGCAATGAATGAGGAAATGGGAATAATCCAATAA
- a CDS encoding ATP-binding protein gives MNIIEQAQEKFSLLDKIPLGAFILQSDYIVIFWNCCLEEWTKIPRSQILGNSIHEYFPHLNQPRYASRLYQIFQGGPPAIFSSQLHKYIIPVPVSKDKYRIQHTTVTAVSALDGEKFYALFSIEDLTDLTFRVHEYKNLRDQALAIAEERQQAKEAAERANRIKDEFLAIVSHELRSPLNPILGWAKLLKNRSLNEATTVRALDTIERNAELQAQLIEDLLDISRILQGKLALNLEIVNLIFTIEAALETVQLAAEAKSIKISLHLDREIGQVKGDSNRIQQIIWNLLSNAVKFTPSGGQVEVYLEQINSEVQLRVSDTGKGISPDFLPYVFEYFRQADSRTTRSFGGLGLGLAIVRQLVELHGGTVLAESLGEGQGATFTVSLPVFQNLELGKENQNVSEDSYPSCTLYAPLEGIRLLVVDDNTDTREFLAFLLEQQGAIVTIAASASEALTAIMKSKPDLLLSDLGMPDVDGYTLIRQLRAMPADLGGQIPAIALTAYAAETTQKQVFTAGFQLHIAKPADPAELVAAIAALVKN, from the coding sequence ATGAATATAATTGAACAAGCTCAGGAAAAATTTAGCCTTTTAGATAAAATTCCTTTAGGAGCATTTATTCTACAGTCAGATTATATTGTTATCTTCTGGAACTGCTGCTTAGAGGAATGGACAAAAATTCCCAGAAGTCAGATTTTGGGAAATTCTATTCATGAATATTTTCCTCATCTAAATCAACCTCGTTACGCTAGCCGTTTGTACCAAATTTTTCAAGGCGGGCCTCCGGCAATTTTTTCTTCTCAACTGCATAAATATATTATTCCAGTACCTGTATCCAAAGATAAATACCGCATTCAACACACAACTGTTACTGCTGTGTCTGCATTGGATGGAGAGAAATTTTATGCTCTCTTTTCAATTGAAGATTTGACAGATTTAACGTTCCGAGTTCACGAATATAAAAACCTCCGCGATCAGGCTCTAGCAATAGCAGAAGAACGTCAACAGGCGAAAGAAGCTGCTGAGAGAGCAAACCGCATCAAAGATGAATTTTTAGCAATTGTCTCTCATGAACTTCGTTCTCCTCTTAATCCAATTTTAGGCTGGGCAAAGCTACTGAAAAACCGCTCATTAAACGAAGCTACTACTGTGCGTGCCCTTGATACCATCGAACGAAATGCTGAATTACAAGCTCAGTTGATTGAAGATTTGTTGGATATCTCTCGCATTCTCCAGGGCAAACTAGCACTTAATTTAGAAATTGTTAATCTTATTTTTACTATTGAAGCTGCCTTAGAGACAGTGCAATTGGCAGCAGAAGCAAAGTCGATTAAAATTAGTCTTCATTTGGATAGAGAAATTGGACAGGTGAAGGGTGATAGTAATCGGATTCAACAAATTATTTGGAATCTACTCTCTAACGCTGTTAAATTCACACCATCCGGTGGACAAGTCGAAGTCTACTTAGAACAGATTAATTCTGAGGTACAACTGAGAGTTAGTGACACGGGTAAAGGTATTAGTCCTGACTTTCTGCCATACGTATTTGAGTATTTCCGTCAGGCAGATAGTCGGACAACCCGAAGTTTTGGTGGACTAGGACTTGGTTTGGCGATTGTGCGCCAACTTGTCGAGTTACATGGCGGTACAGTTTTGGCAGAGAGTTTAGGAGAAGGGCAAGGTGCGACATTTACAGTTAGCCTACCCGTGTTTCAAAATCTGGAATTAGGAAAGGAAAATCAGAATGTATCAGAAGATTCCTATCCATCCTGTACGCTTTATGCTCCACTAGAAGGAATACGTTTGTTAGTTGTAGATGATAATACTGATACCCGTGAATTTCTGGCTTTTCTATTAGAACAGCAGGGGGCAATCGTGACGATCGCAGCATCTGCCAGTGAAGCACTAACTGCAATTATGAAGTCAAAGCCAGATTTGCTGTTAAGCGATTTAGGTATGCCAGATGTTGACGGTTATACTTTGATCCGACAGTTACGAGCAATGCCCGCCGATTTAGGTGGACAAATTCCCGCGATCGCCCTAACTGCTTACGCCGCAGAAACGACACAAAAACAGGTTTTTACAGCCGGATTTCAACTCCATATCGCTAAACCAGCCGATCCTGCCGAATTGGTGGCTGCGATCGCAGCCCTTGTTAAAAACTGA
- a CDS encoding calcium-binding protein, whose protein sequence is MPDIIGDNRNNTLIGTFENDAILGLGGDDNLFGRGGNDDLLSGAGDDSLNGEDGNDLLNGEDGEDTLLGGFGDDILLGGSGNDLLDGEEGDDQLLGRGGDDTLLGGFGNDVFLGGSDNDLLEGGYGNDRLSGEDGKDQLFGGEGADTLNGGAGDDQIDGEEGNDSLIGQTGDDTLLGGAGNDRLEGGDGDDKIFGGTGNDTADYSNSTAGVTVNLATRTASGGAGNDVLFNMEQVFGSGFNDSITGGRGNDTLLGRGGNDLLDGEVGNDLLDGEEGNDIVRGGAGDDTLRGGTGNNQLLGGDGVDTADYLSATTGVTINLATGTVTGEGRNDVLLEIERFVGSRFNDTLLGGAGNDFFLSGGNGNDSINGGAGNDRLFGDNGNDTLLGGTNDDFINGGDGNDSLLGGSGTDILLGGLGNDQLFGEDGNDSLISREGNDILFGGSGNDILLGGSDNDTLLGGGGDDQLFGGDGVDTADYLNATAAVTVDLSTGTASGGDGNDDLLNIEQVFGSSFNDSLIGGGSNDTLFGRGGNDTLLGGDNDDFLDGQEGNDLVLGEDGNDSLFGGTGNDQIEGGEGDDTLRGGVGNDNLLGGPGNDVFIGVDTNASDSPGLGEVDTLTGGPGEDQFLLGDATNVFYDDNNSGSSGFADYATISGFSSNEDTIQLKGTLGDYRLETVGANTRVFLDNSGGEVDELVGVVQASPLKLDSNDFLFYEKENARQGTNNTLATAEKLGTLTSGSEVNTSAELARLPGNNPDFDFFTFSLGNPGTVTISTSNYNGFFPVLGLFNSAGNLQSSSTSTSITASLGAGTYSISVSDYDYFPQNGGTFSSGSFDPGSYTLGVTVA, encoded by the coding sequence ATGCCAGACATTATTGGAGACAACAGGAATAACACTCTAATTGGCACGTTTGAGAATGACGCTATCCTTGGTCTGGGCGGTGATGATAACCTCTTTGGTCGGGGTGGCAATGATGACCTCTTGAGTGGGGCTGGCGATGACTCGCTTAATGGCGAAGACGGCAATGACCTTCTCAATGGTGAGGACGGCGAGGACACCCTGCTTGGTGGGTTCGGCGATGATATCCTCCTTGGTGGATCTGGCAATGACCTTCTCGATGGCGAGGAGGGGGACGATCAACTCCTTGGCAGAGGCGGTGACGACACCCTGCTTGGTGGGTTCGGCAATGATGTTTTCCTTGGTGGATCTGACAATGACCTTCTCGAAGGCGGGTACGGAAATGATCGACTCTCTGGAGAAGACGGTAAAGACCAACTCTTTGGCGGGGAGGGGGCTGACACGCTCAATGGCGGGGCTGGCGATGACCAGATTGATGGCGAGGAAGGCAATGACAGCTTGATTGGTCAGACTGGCGATGACACCCTCCTTGGGGGGGCTGGCAATGACCGACTCGAAGGAGGGGACGGGGATGACAAAATCTTTGGTGGGACTGGCAATGATACTGCTGACTATTCAAATAGCACTGCTGGTGTCACCGTTAACCTAGCGACTCGAACTGCCAGTGGAGGGGCAGGGAATGATGTCCTGTTTAATATGGAACAAGTCTTTGGTTCTGGTTTCAACGATTCCATAACTGGCGGGCGCGGTAATGACACCCTCTTGGGTAGAGGTGGCAATGACCTGCTTGATGGTGAAGTTGGCAATGACCTGCTTGATGGCGAGGAAGGCAACGATATTGTTCGTGGTGGGGCTGGCGATGACACCTTGCGCGGTGGGACTGGCAATAACCAACTCTTGGGTGGAGATGGTGTTGATACTGCTGATTATTTAAGTGCCACTACCGGAGTCACGATTAACCTTGCCACTGGAACTGTTACTGGGGAGGGCAGGAATGATGTCTTGTTGGAAATTGAAAGATTCGTTGGTTCTAGGTTCAATGACACCCTCTTGGGCGGAGCTGGCAATGACTTCTTCCTCAGTGGTGGGAACGGGAATGACTCTATCAATGGTGGGGCTGGTAATGACCGCCTGTTTGGCGATAACGGCAATGACACCCTCCTTGGCGGGACTAACGACGACTTTATCAATGGCGGGGACGGCAATGACTCCCTGCTAGGCGGTAGCGGCACTGACATCCTGCTTGGTGGGCTTGGCAATGACCAACTCTTTGGTGAGGACGGCAATGACTCCCTCATTAGTAGAGAAGGCAATGACATTCTGTTTGGTGGTAGCGGCAATGACATTCTCCTTGGTGGAAGTGACAATGACACTCTCCTTGGTGGAGGCGGGGATGACCAACTCTTTGGTGGAGATGGCGTTGATACTGCTGATTATTTAAATGCCACTGCCGCAGTCACCGTTGACCTTAGCACTGGAACTGCCAGTGGGGGAGATGGGAATGATGACCTGTTAAATATCGAGCAAGTCTTTGGTTCTAGTTTTAACGACTCCCTGATTGGAGGAGGCAGCAATGATACCCTCTTTGGCAGAGGCGGCAATGACACCTTGCTTGGTGGGGATAACGATGACTTTCTTGATGGTCAGGAAGGTAATGACCTCGTCTTGGGCGAGGATGGGAATGACAGCCTGTTTGGCGGGACTGGCAATGACCAAATCGAAGGAGGGGAAGGCGATGACACCCTCCGTGGCGGGGTCGGCAATGACAACCTCCTTGGGGGGCCTGGAAATGATGTCTTCATAGGCGTTGATACAAACGCTTCTGATTCTCCTGGATTAGGGGAGGTTGATACCCTAACTGGAGGGCCTGGGGAAGATCAGTTCTTGCTTGGAGATGCTACTAATGTCTTCTATGACGATAACAACAGTGGAAGTAGTGGTTTTGCAGACTACGCTACCATCAGTGGCTTCAGCTCCAACGAAGATACAATCCAGCTCAAAGGAACACTGGGAGACTATCGCTTGGAGACTGTGGGAGCCAATACAAGGGTATTTCTGGACAACTCAGGGGGAGAGGTAGATGAACTCGTTGGTGTTGTGCAAGCATCGCCTCTGAAGCTTGATAGTAACGACTTCCTGTTCTACGAGAAAGAAAATGCTCGACAAGGAACAAACAACACACTAGCCACTGCTGAGAAGCTAGGTACTTTAACATCAGGTTCAGAAGTTAATACCTCTGCTGAACTGGCAAGACTTCCAGGGAACAATCCTGATTTCGACTTTTTCACATTTTCTTTAGGTAACCCAGGAACTGTGACTATCAGCACGTCGAATTATAACGGTTTCTTTCCAGTTCTCGGTCTATTTAATAGTGCCGGGAACTTACAGAGTTCCAGTACTTCTACATCAATCACCGCTTCACTAGGGGCAGGTACTTACTCCATTTCAGTAAGTGATTATGATTACTTCCCGCAAAATGGCGGAACTTTCAGTTCTGGCTCTTTTGATCCTGGTTCTTATACACTAGGAGTCACTGTAGCCTAA
- the purU gene encoding formyltetrahydrofolate deformylase produces the protein MTNPTATLLISCPDQRGLVAKFANFIYSNGGNIIHADQHTDFAAGLFLTRIEWQLDGFNLPREFIAPAFNAIAQPLGAKWEIRFSDTVPRIAIWVSRQDHCLFDLIWRQRAKEFIAEIPLIISNHSNLKVVAEQFNIGFQHIPINKDNKAEQEAQQLELLRQYKIDLVVLAKYMQIVSADFISKFPQIINIHHSFLPAFIGANPYHRAFERGVKIIGATAHYATADLDAGPIIEQDVVRVSHRDEVDDLVRKGKDLERVVLARAVRSHLQNRVLVYGNRTVVFE, from the coding sequence ATGACAAATCCGACAGCAACATTGCTGATTTCTTGCCCAGATCAACGAGGATTGGTAGCGAAATTTGCCAATTTCATCTATTCTAATGGTGGTAATATTATCCATGCAGATCAGCATACAGATTTTGCTGCTGGATTATTCCTTACGCGCATTGAATGGCAGTTAGATGGGTTCAATTTACCGCGAGAATTTATTGCTCCTGCATTTAATGCCATTGCTCAACCTTTAGGCGCTAAGTGGGAAATACGTTTTTCTGATACAGTACCACGCATTGCTATTTGGGTAAGTCGGCAAGACCATTGTCTATTTGACTTGATTTGGCGACAACGTGCTAAAGAATTTATTGCTGAAATTCCTTTAATTATTAGTAACCATTCTAATTTAAAGGTAGTGGCAGAGCAATTTAATATCGGCTTCCAGCATATTCCCATCAATAAAGATAATAAAGCAGAACAAGAAGCCCAACAACTAGAATTACTGCGCCAGTACAAAATAGATTTAGTTGTATTGGCTAAATATATGCAGATTGTTAGTGCAGATTTTATTAGTAAATTTCCGCAAATTATTAATATACATCATTCATTTTTACCAGCTTTTATCGGAGCAAACCCTTATCACCGAGCTTTTGAACGTGGGGTAAAAATTATTGGTGCAACTGCTCATTATGCCACTGCTGATTTAGATGCAGGCCCAATTATTGAACAGGATGTGGTGCGAGTTAGTCACCGTGATGAAGTGGATGATTTGGTGAGAAAAGGCAAAGATTTGGAGAGAGTTGTATTAGCAAGAGCGGTGCGATCGCACTTACAAAATCGTGTATTAGTATATGGTAATAGAACAGTAGTCTTTGAGTAA
- a CDS encoding DUF4340 domain-containing protein: protein MKLPRTTLILILLALGLGGFVYFHEIRGATVQEEIKEQKQRIFSFGEDDVQSLTVTTKKLTLNLERNPESSSNPKWLIKSPVSGQANDAIVSYLMDLLVKGNSDRTLSTSPKELKEFALDQPQATINITLKNRQSHQLILGKSNFNGRFLYAQADSAAKPDGNINVLLVSTDFANAVNRELSEWKQPVDNSQKLPPLTIPKPTPTNSK from the coding sequence ATGAAATTGCCAAGAACGACTTTAATTTTGATACTGCTAGCGCTAGGTTTAGGTGGTTTTGTTTACTTCCATGAAATTCGAGGTGCAACTGTGCAAGAAGAAATCAAGGAGCAAAAGCAGCGAATTTTCTCTTTTGGAGAAGATGATGTACAGTCTTTAACAGTCACGACAAAAAAACTCACTCTGAATCTGGAACGGAACCCTGAATCTAGTAGTAACCCCAAATGGTTAATCAAATCTCCGGTATCTGGGCAAGCAAATGATGCTATTGTTTCTTATTTAATGGATTTGTTAGTCAAAGGTAATAGCGATCGCACTTTATCAACTTCACCAAAAGAGCTTAAAGAATTCGCCCTAGATCAACCCCAAGCAACCATCAATATCACCCTGAAAAACCGACAAAGCCATCAGTTGATTTTGGGTAAATCTAACTTTAATGGTCGTTTCTTGTATGCTCAAGCTGACTCTGCTGCTAAACCCGATGGAAATATAAATGTGCTGTTGGTATCTACAGATTTTGCAAATGCCGTAAATCGGGAGCTATCAGAGTGGAAACAACCTGTAGATAACAGCCAGAAACTTCCTCCGCTCACCATTCCTAAACCGACTCCGACAAACAGCAAATAA
- a CDS encoding GldG family protein: MKIVARKKLWKYLFWLGPFLIPAGLTVGLVSESWGLIPLAFIIAGIVISGLGIIWQSYETNWWKRRSTQAGTNALLATLAVLAILGLINFLGTRYHLRADLTEAQLFTLAPQSRELVRVLPQPVKVWVFDINQNPQDRELLENYQRQSSKFKYEYIDPQTKPGLAEKFGVKDYGEVYLESGDKRQLVQTINENERLSEIRLTSRLQQLTNSTTAKAYLLQGHGERQLSPGKDAISQAVQALGDKSFTTSPLNLGETSKVPQDAAVVIVAGPKRGLFEGEVKALQEYLNRGGNLLLMIDPNTDPKLNSLLQEWGVRLDNRLAVDVSGESVVGRGPAAPLVTEYGQHPITKDFGNGNSFYPIARPLEITSVPGVEATPLLRTKPYPSSWAESDLQSEKLEFNADKDLKGPLTLGVALSRKQTPKSASTPQAAPTPSPLPSPTTQNKTSPTPPAPPAPTPSPTSSSQTATESRLVVLGNSDFATDGLFQQQLNGDVFLNSVTWLSQQDQQPLSIRPKEPKNRRITLTTTQGNLLILSSLLVLPLIGFAAAVIIWWKRR; this comes from the coding sequence ATGAAGATAGTTGCAAGAAAGAAACTGTGGAAATATCTGTTTTGGTTGGGCCCGTTCCTAATTCCTGCCGGACTAACAGTTGGGTTAGTCTCTGAATCCTGGGGACTAATCCCATTAGCATTTATAATTGCGGGAATTGTCATTAGTGGATTGGGGATAATATGGCAAAGCTATGAGACTAACTGGTGGAAACGTCGTTCTACCCAAGCTGGGACTAATGCTTTATTAGCAACTCTGGCAGTGTTGGCAATTTTAGGATTGATTAACTTTTTGGGAACTCGTTACCACCTGCGGGCAGACTTAACAGAGGCTCAATTGTTTACCCTTGCGCCCCAGTCACGGGAACTGGTGAGAGTTTTACCACAGCCAGTTAAGGTATGGGTGTTTGATATTAACCAAAATCCCCAAGACCGGGAATTGTTAGAAAATTATCAACGCCAAAGCTCAAAATTTAAATATGAGTACATCGACCCCCAAACTAAACCAGGATTGGCAGAAAAGTTTGGCGTCAAAGATTACGGGGAAGTTTATTTAGAATCTGGCGATAAACGGCAATTAGTACAGACGATAAATGAAAATGAGCGCTTGTCAGAAATCAGATTAACTAGTCGCCTACAACAACTAACAAATTCAACCACAGCCAAAGCTTACTTACTTCAAGGTCATGGCGAACGCCAACTTTCACCTGGTAAAGATGCAATATCACAAGCAGTTCAGGCATTAGGCGATAAAAGTTTTACAACATCACCCCTGAATTTAGGAGAAACTTCTAAAGTTCCTCAAGATGCGGCTGTAGTGATAGTAGCTGGCCCTAAGCGAGGGCTGTTTGAAGGCGAAGTCAAAGCTTTGCAAGAGTATCTTAATCGCGGTGGTAACTTACTGCTGATGATTGATCCTAATACCGATCCCAAACTTAACAGCCTACTGCAAGAGTGGGGTGTTCGTCTGGATAATCGTTTAGCAGTGGATGTCTCTGGCGAAAGCGTCGTGGGACGTGGCCCTGCTGCGCCCTTAGTCACAGAATACGGACAACATCCAATTACCAAAGATTTCGGTAACGGTAATTCTTTTTATCCCATTGCCCGACCACTGGAAATTACCTCTGTACCTGGTGTTGAAGCTACTCCACTGCTACGAACCAAACCTTACCCCAGCAGTTGGGCAGAAAGCGACCTCCAAAGCGAAAAATTGGAATTTAATGCAGATAAAGACCTCAAAGGGCCTCTAACCTTGGGCGTTGCCTTAAGCAGAAAACAAACACCCAAATCTGCTTCCACTCCCCAAGCTGCACCGACACCTTCACCCCTACCATCACCAACCACCCAAAACAAAACTTCCCCCACTCCCCCTGCTCCCCCTGCTCCTACTCCTTCCCCCACTTCTTCATCTCAAACAGCCACCGAATCCCGGTTAGTAGTTTTAGGAAATTCCGATTTCGCCACCGATGGCTTATTTCAACAGCAATTAAATGGAGATGTATTCCTCAACTCAGTTACTTGGCTGAGTCAACAGGATCAACAACCCCTTTCTATTCGCCCTAAAGAACCGAAAAACCGTCGGATAACCTTGACAACCACACAAGGCAATCTTTTAATATTGTCATCTCTGTTGGTTTTACCCTTAATTGGGTTTGCTGCGGCAGTTATTATTTGGTGGAAACGACGGTAA
- a CDS encoding ABC transporter permease, whose translation MGIVLSNIIAIYRRELQSYFVSPLAYAIAGIFWLIAGLFFVMILLGPDGILVGVAAIDAQGQQLGVPVPPIDVPYEFVRAFLDRMGWLLLFILPILSMGLYAEERKRGTLELLATSPITNWAVALGKLLGVLTFFTTMVVPMLVFEAIAISGSNPPMALSIPLLGHFGLILLAAAILSVGMFISSLTDSTILSAVFTFAVILLLLLIDLIAKIVPGPLGEAIGYLSLLKHYNTLIQGIFDTSALILFASYIFLGIFLTAQSIDALRFQRQ comes from the coding sequence ATGGGTATAGTGCTGAGTAATATTATTGCCATTTATCGCCGAGAGTTACAGAGTTATTTTGTATCACCTTTGGCTTATGCGATCGCAGGCATATTTTGGTTAATCGCGGGGTTATTCTTCGTGATGATTTTGCTAGGGCCAGATGGCATTTTGGTAGGAGTCGCAGCAATAGATGCACAAGGGCAACAACTCGGAGTGCCAGTACCGCCGATAGATGTCCCCTACGAATTTGTCCGAGCATTTTTAGATCGTATGGGTTGGCTATTGTTGTTTATCTTGCCGATTCTGTCGATGGGACTCTATGCCGAAGAACGTAAGCGCGGCACTTTAGAACTATTAGCCACCTCACCAATTACCAATTGGGCAGTAGCTTTAGGTAAGTTATTAGGCGTGCTAACATTTTTTACCACGATGGTTGTACCCATGCTAGTGTTTGAAGCGATCGCCATCAGTGGATCAAATCCACCAATGGCACTTTCAATTCCCTTACTGGGTCATTTTGGATTAATCTTGCTAGCAGCAGCAATTTTATCTGTAGGAATGTTTATTTCTTCATTAACAGACAGTACAATTCTGTCTGCCGTTTTCACCTTTGCAGTAATTTTATTATTGTTATTGATTGATTTAATCGCCAAAATTGTCCCTGGCCCCTTGGGCGAAGCTATAGGGTATCTGTCATTGCTGAAACATTACAACACCTTAATTCAAGGCATTTTTGATACCAGCGCCTTAATTTTATTCGCCAGTTACATTTTTTTGGGCATCTTTCTCACAGCTCAATCAATTGATGCACTCCGCTTTCAAAGGCAATAG
- a CDS encoding ABC transporter ATP-binding protein, protein MIEVEHLSKIYGSTPAITDVTFSVEPGEILGLLGPNGAGKTTTMRILAGYLPATNGNARIAGYDVHENSLAVRQRIGYLPETPPLYPDMTVEGFLHFVARIKGVSAGDRPNKVTAAIERCNLEDKRRVIIRKLSKGYRQRVGIAQAIVHDPPAIILDEPTVGLDPRQIIEVRNLIKSLAGTHTIILSTHILPEVSMTCSRVAIINRGKVVATNTPENLMTQLTGGSGYELEIEGEAALAKQVLQKVAGVSLIESIPTTGMHSQTQENRAYLRVISQPGKEPGKDIATTLVRAGFGLHELKRVNATLEDVFLQLTTEEKNFDTEVDLAADNEGEAA, encoded by the coding sequence ATGATCGAAGTTGAACATCTAAGTAAAATATACGGTTCCACCCCAGCGATTACTGATGTCACTTTTAGCGTTGAACCTGGGGAGATTTTAGGTTTGTTGGGCCCCAATGGCGCAGGTAAAACCACAACCATGAGGATTTTGGCTGGCTATTTACCGGCAACAAATGGAAATGCCCGAATTGCTGGTTATGATGTCCATGAAAATTCCCTAGCTGTACGCCAACGCATTGGTTATTTACCGGAAACACCGCCGTTATATCCAGACATGACGGTGGAAGGATTTTTGCATTTTGTCGCCCGAATTAAGGGAGTATCAGCAGGCGATCGCCCCAACAAGGTAACAGCCGCTATCGAACGCTGCAATTTAGAAGATAAGCGGCGGGTGATTATTCGCAAGCTCTCTAAAGGATACCGCCAAAGAGTAGGAATTGCTCAAGCGATCGTCCACGATCCACCAGCGATCATTTTAGATGAACCCACCGTTGGACTCGATCCCAGACAAATAATTGAGGTGCGGAATTTAATTAAAAGCCTTGCTGGTACTCACACAATTATTCTTTCGACCCACATTCTGCCAGAAGTGAGCATGACTTGTAGCCGCGTCGCCATCATCAATCGCGGTAAAGTTGTGGCAACTAATACACCAGAAAACTTAATGACTCAGTTGACAGGTGGCTCCGGGTATGAATTGGAAATAGAAGGAGAAGCTGCCCTAGCAAAACAGGTATTGCAAAAAGTCGCGGGTGTGAGTCTGATAGAATCAATTCCGACAACCGGAATGCACAGTCAAACCCAGGAAAACCGCGCTTACCTGCGGGTAATATCGCAACCGGGAAAAGAACCAGGAAAAGATATTGCTACAACATTAGTGCGGGCAGGATTTGGTTTACATGAACTGAAGCGAGTTAACGCTACTTTAGAAGATGTATTCTTGCAACTGACCACAGAAGAGAAAAATTTCGATACTGAGGTAGACTTAGCAGCAGACAACGAAGGAGAAGCAGCGTAA